DNA sequence from the Candidatus Kaistella beijingensis genome:
TCGAAAATGGGTAGTACCAAATTTTCTTAGGTCAAAGATAGGATGGGTATAAAAACAAAAAAAGAGTGAAAACACCCTTTTTTTATTTTCAGTAAATCATTTGTAAAAGATTATCCTTTCAAAGCTTTAATTTTCTGAGTCAGCTCTGGAATAATTTGGAAAGCGTCACCCACAACACCATAATCCGCAGATTTGAAGAACGGCGCTTCCGGGTCGCTATTAATTACCACAATGGTTTTAGAAGAATTCACTCCCGCCAAATGCTGAATCGCTCCGGAAATCCCCACCGCAATGTAAAGATTCGGTGAAATTGCTTTTCCGGTTTGTCCAACGTGTTCAGTGTGTGATCTCCAACCAATATCCGAAACCGGCTTTGAACAAGCAGTGGCTGCACCCAAAGTATTGGCCAAATCTTCTATCATTCCCCAGTTTTCAGGACCTTTCATTCCACGACCTGCAGAAACCACTACTTCCGCTTCCTTCAAGTCGAGTTTTCCTGAACTTTGCTCGTGAGAAAGCACTTTGGTATCTTCATTTGATACCGCCAAGTCTTTCACTTCTTCTGAACCTGAAACAGGATTTTCCTTGATCCCGAAAGCGTTCTGAGAAACCGTAACGATCACGTTTGCTGCATCAGCTTTTGCATGCATAAATCCTTTCCCGGAAAACGCTTTTCTTTTCACTTGGAATGGTGAAGTGTTTTCTGGCGCTTCCAGAGCATTGGTGATTAAAGATGCATTTTTCATGATTGCCAACATTGGTGCAACTGAAGAAGCGTCTGTTGTATGTGGAAAAACGATGATGTTTCCATTTGCCACTTCATTCACAGCCTGTGCATAAGCTTTTGCGCTGAAGTTTTTCAAACCATCATCTTTGATGTTGATCACGTTGGATGCTCCATATTTATACAATAAATCTGACGAATCATTTGGGTTGATTGAAACTGCGGTAACGGTGTCGCCTGTTTTGTCTGCAATTGCTTTTGCATAAGAAACCGCTTCAAAGGCTGCCTTTTTGTAGACTCCGTTTATATTTTCTGCATATACGAATATTGCCATTTTAAGAAATTTTGAATGTTGAATTATAAATTTTGAATTAGATCACTTTAGCCTCTTCATGAAGCAATCTCACCAATTCATCTAAATTATCAGGAGAAACCATTTTCACGGCAGCTCTTGGTGGAACCGAATCGTAAGAAACACCTTCCACTTTTACTTCTGTTGAGGTTGGTTCCTGAACCTGCAAAGGTTTTGTTCTTGCCCCCATAATTCCTCTCATGTTCGGGATGATCAAATCTTTTTCATCCACCATGCCTTTTTGTCCAGCGATTACAGCGGGAAGTTTTACGGAAATGGTTTCTTTACCGCCTTCGATTTCTCTAACTGCGGTTGCTTCACCTCCATTCACTTCTAAACCAACACAAGCGTTTACAAAAGGTTGGTTCAACAATTGAGCAACCATTCCCGGAACAGAACCGCCATTATAATCGATGGATTCTTTACCGCAAAGAACCAAATCGTAACCTCCGTTTTGAGCGACTGTTGCGATTTCTTTCGCAGTGGAATAGCTGTCTTTTGGTTCGAAATTTACTCTCACTGCATCGTTTGCTCCGATTGCCAAAGCTTTTCTGATTACGGGTTCGGTTGTATTATCTCCAACATTTACCACTGTTACAGTCGCTCCTTGCGATTCCTGCAGTTTGATGGCTTTTGTTAAAGCGAACTCATCCAAAGGATTGATTACCCACTGAATTCCGTTTTTGTCGAAAGCAGATTTGTCTGCCGTGAAATTAATTTTCGAAGTAGTATCGGGAACACTACTGATACAAACTAATATTTTCATATGTTCTTGATATAATTATTAAATTCAAATTTTCACAAAAAACCAAAGCAAGCTCGCTGAAAACCATTTTTTTGAAAAATAAATCAAAAAGTAATTTAGAGCAAAACACCCTAAAATTGGTACTTTTTAATAGTACCGCATTTCCGTTTTGGGTTTTTGCTAAGATAAATAAAAAATATATTATGCATGCATAGTATTTCGAAAAATTTCTATTTCACACATAATTTAACTGTTTGGTTTTAAAGGTCTCACCTCTATTTTGCTCGGTAAAGTTCGTGGATTCATCTTAAAAATATCCATGATCAATTCGCCAATATCTTCGGGTTGAATTTTCCAGGCATCATTTTCAGAAGGTTTATTTCCGTTAAAATAAGTGGAGACCGAACCAGGCATAATGGTGGAAACTTTAATTCCATATTTTCTTAAATCAACCATTGCGGCTTGCGTAAAACCAACTGCGCCGAATTTCGAGGCATTGTAACCTGAACCTTTTTCAAAGAAATTTGTTCCCGCCAAACTTGAAATGGTGATGAAATAGCCTTCTGTTTTTTTCAGTTCTTCAACAGAAGCTTTCAGCGTGTAAAAAAGTCCTGTAAGATTGGTATCAATCATTGCATTCCAATCTTCGGCAGAAAGTTCATCAACTGGTTTGAAGATTCCTAAACCCGCATTGGCAATAACGTAATCCAACCTCCCGAATTTTTTGATGATTTCTGCAACTGCTTTTTTTTCCTCCTCCATATTTTTGACGTCAGAAGAAATTCCCAAAACCTTGGAGTCATCGTCTGACAAAGCTTTGGCGGCTTCTTCAGCATCTTCTCTTTTTCTCCCCGAAATGGCTACATGAATTCCATTCTTTAATAGTACTTCTGCGATACCGAAACCTATTCCTTTGGTTCCGCCTGTGATGTATGCTACTTTTTCTTCCATTCTAAAAAATTTGTTGGTAAGTTACGTAAAACGGCACAAATAACCGAAATCATCCTCACATTTTCTGACATTTTATAAAAAAAAACGCCCCTTAAAAAAGGGACGTTTTGAACTTTCAATCTGATTTTTTATTTCTTAATAAATTTCAATGTTTGAACATCTTTATCAGTTTCTATTGCTAAAACGTACACGCCTTTTGTAAGGTTTCTTACATCTACAATATTATTGTTCATTTTTGCATCTGCAGCTTTTTTACCTGTTGCATCAAATATTTTTACCGATTTTAATTTATCAGAAGATTTAATTGTTAAGAAATCGGCTGTAGGATTTGGATAAATAGATACTTCTGCTTTAGATAATGTTGCGCTTTGGGCAGATAAATTTAATCCATCGGTTGATACTGCACTTGCGGAATAACTATCCACCGCACTAACGTGTGCAATTGTGTTACCTGTTGCTACACCAGAAATGAAATCATGTTCATCTGGATTTACATTCGGCAGCATTGCGAAAGTATTTGTACCACTTACTCCAGACTTTACATAATAGGTTCCACCCGGATAAGTCCAAGAGATCGTTCCAGTAGCAAAATCATAAGTGTAGCTTACCGGAATCCAAGTATTTGCCTCGTAAGTTTGCGTTCCTAAAGTAAAAACGTAATTAGCAGCTGCACCACCGTTAAGACTTAATCTTGCATAACCTTTAATTGTTTTAGTTGGGTAATCGTACACAATTCCAGCAATAGGAGTAAATGCTGCATCATAACAAAGCGATCTTAATGCTCCTACACCGGTTCCTGCTTGCGCCCCTGTGTAAAACTCAGTTTGAACTTTAAGAACATTGTTTCCAGCTGTTCTGTTTGTCCACGGAGTTGCCAAACCACTTGTGATGAAAGCGTACTTGGTTCCTGTAGCAGCAGCTCCCGTAATTTGTAACGAATTACCATGTGCACCATCAATGGATACAATCTGATAGTCTGTTGCAACACCGCCCGAAGTTGCAAACCCGCCTTGGGTTCCTAAATTGCCTACAGTTAACGCATCAAAATTGTTTGATTCAAGTACTTGTGCGTTGATTTGGGTCATGAGGGAAACTCCCGCAGAAAGTAAAATTTTCTTCATAAGATTAAATAAATATTTTTTTTTAAGATCGCAAATCTAATTAAACCTTATAAAAATGACAATTAATTTATAAGTTTTTTTTTGAAAATTAGAATTAGGAATTACTCATGAAAAAACCAGAACTAAATATTTAGTTCTGGTTATGATTAATTTCCTAATAAAGAATTTAAAATTTTTATTCTTTGATAAATTTATCTGTTACTACACCTGAAGCGGTTTCAGCTTTAATGATATAAACACCTTTTGCGAGATTTCTTACATCCACTTCATTGTTAGAAAGATTAACAGTAACATTTTTACCAGAAGCGTCAAAAACAGACACCGATTTCACCTTTTCTTGTGAGGTAAACTTCAAATAGTCTGAAGTTGGATTAGGATAAACTGAAACCTTTTTGTTTGCGTTTGCATTTGAAACGGCTGCAATTGGTCTATCTACAGAAAAAGTATCAACACCAATAATGTCCGAATTTGCTCCACTTGGTCCTCCGTTAGTTACATAATATCTGAAAGCGAATCTCACAGGAACTGGAGTTGAACCAACTCCACTAACAGTGAAAGTATACTTTGTCCATGTATTAGGATAAACAAATCCGCCTGCTAAATTTGGATTTACGGTAACTCCTAAATTGGTAAAAGAACCTACATCAGAGGCGCCACCTGAAGGAACAACGTGTGTAGCGGCTGAACTGTAGCGCAACTCCAATCGATCCGGATAATCAGTTGTTCCATTTGTTCCTTTTCTGGTGTAAAAACTTACAACATCACCATCCATTACATTTACAACAGGCGTTATCATCCAATTGCTAATAATTCCTGTTCCACTTGTACTGGTGTAATTTACCAAGGCAAAAGAATTTGATCCACCAGATTGACCTACAGGAATTACACCTGTAGTCGAGCCAAAAATTGGGCTGGAAGAAGTTGTGTAAGCAGCTTTGCTCCAAATTGTAGCTGTCGAAGGGGTACTTTGATTAGTTAATGTAAAGTCTGCACTAAAAGGACTATCAAACCCATAACTGTACACATTTGATTGAGCATTTAAATTTCCAATAATTGCAAATGCTCCTAGAAGTAAAAGTTTTTTCATAATAAAAAAATGATTAAATATTGTTACGTTGTAAATATAAAAAATTATTTTAATTTAGTTAGTTAATTTTAAAGATTGTTGAGAAAAAATCATAAAAAACTTTCTAACCGCTTAACATTCAAATGAATAAAAAAAAAGCCCAATTTAGGGCTTTTTATAGTTAAAAATTTTCCAAATCAAGCTTTAGAATAATTCTCAAAAAACAACGGGATACTTTCAATTCCCTTGTAAAAATTGAACAATCCATAATGTTCGTTCGGCGAGTGAATCGCATCAGAATCCAAACCGAATCCCATCAAAACCGACTTCGCTCCCAAAACTTGCTCAAACATCGCTGTAATCGGAATACTTCCACCACTTCTGTAAGGTAAAACCTCTCTTCCGAAAGCCTTTTCCATCGCTTTTTTAGCCGCCAAAAATTCTTTGGTATCGCTCGGTAAAACATAAGGCATTCCACCGTGATGTGGAGAAACTTTCACCTTCACATTTTTAGGAGCGATTTTCTCAAAATATTTGGTGAACTTTTCGGTGATTTCAGCGGGAGTTTGATAAGGAACCAATCTCATTGAAATTTTTGCGTACGCTTTTGAAGGAATCACCGTTTTTGCGCCTTCTCCCGTGTAACCGCCCCAAATTCCGTTGCAATCCAAAGTTGGACGAATCGACGTTCTTTCCAAAGTGGTGTAACCTTTTTCACCTTCTACCCCATTCAAACCGATGGATTTTTTGAAGCCTTCAGGATCGTCTTTCAATTTGTTCATTTCTGCTCTTTCTTCAGTAGAAACCACATCAACGTTATCGTAAAAACCGTCAATTGTGATATGTCCGTCTTCATCAATTAATTTCGCAATCATTCTGCTCAAAACATGAATTGGATTTGGAACCGCACCTCCGTAAAGTCCGGAATGCAAATCTCTGTTTGGACCTTCAACTTCCACTTCCACATAACTCAATCCGCGCAAACCTGTTGTAACAGTCGGTTGTTCGTTGGAATAAATATGAGTATCGGAAATTAAAATTGCATCGCATGAAAGTTTATCTGTATTTTCTTTCACGAAAACTTCCAAATTTTTTGAGCCCACTTCTTCTTCGCCTTCAATAATAAATTTTACGTTGCAAGGTAAAGTGTTGGTTTTCATCATGGCTTCAAATGCTTTGACGTGCATAAAAAACTGACCTTTATCGTCTGCAGAACCTCTAGCAAAAATGGCACCTTCTGGATGAAGTTCAGTTTTTTCAATATAAGGTTCAAAAGGTGGCTTCTTCCACAAATCAAGCGGATCAGGTGGTTGAACATCGTAATGTCCGTAAACCAAAACCGTAGGTAAATTCTTATCTAAAATTTTCTCGCCAAAAACAATAGGATATCCGTTTGTTTGGCAAACTTCAACGTTGTTTGCTCCTGCATTTTTTAAGTGTTTCGCCACTTCATCCGCACACTTCAACACTTCATCTTTATAAGCGGGATCCGCAGAAATGGAAGCGATTTTTAGTAATTCGAAAAGTTCATCGACGAAACGCTGTTTGTTTTCGTTAATGTAATTTAGGGTTTCCTGCATTTTATTTCTATTAATTTATTTGAAAAAGGAATCTTGTAAAAGTAAAAAAAATGCCTCACCGAAGCAAGACATTTATATGGTTTAAGATTTCTTTAAGACTATTTCGCGAAACGAACCGACATTTTTCTGTCAACCGCTCTTTCAGCATCTGAAGCTTCTTTGGCAACGGTCGCAAACTTACTTCCGTAACCTTCCGCGCCCAAAACTTGTGCTCCAACTCCCGCTTTTCCTAGTTCAGCTTTAATGAAGTTTGCTCTATCTTGAGACAATTTCACGTTTGCAGCTTCATCTCCTGTTTTATCGGTGTAACCACCGATTTTGATTTTCGCATCGGGATAAGCTTTTAAGATTGCAGCCAAATTCTGAAGTTGTTCCGCAGAACCCGCCTCCAATTGATTTGCAGAACCCATTTTGAAATTCACTTTGTCGAAATTGTACCATCTGTCTTTCAAAGCAGCGTCATCCGCAGCATTTTTGTAACCGTCGGATTTCAGAAAAGAAATCATGGAATCTTCCAAACCGCCTTTGTAACCTTGCAAAGCAACACCATTTAAGTCGATGGCAACGTTAGATTTTGCAGCAGCGCCTTCAGTTCCGTGTGTTGCAGCAGTTGCGTGACCGCCTTCGTTGGAACCAATTTCGATGTCGCTGTATCTTTCCACACCTTCTTCCAATTTGATCACTCCCTTGTTAGAACCTGCCTGAATTTTTTTGCAGCTCACCACAAAACTTGCCAATGCCACTACTAATACAATTTTCTTCATATCTAAATCTAGATTTTATTTGATTTTCAAAACTTTGCCAAAAGTAAGAAATATTAGCATTTTCAGCAAAAATTTTACACAGATTTCATGATAACTTTTCCTTTTTCGGTTTGGGTAAAAATCAAATACTGATTTCCGCCATCCGAAATTTTATATTTTTTCTTGATTTCATCGGGAGTTAAAGGATGATTTTTGGAAATAATGTTGAATTTATCACCTTTTCTAATCTGTTTGGAATCAATGATTTCAACTTTTAAAACTCTCCCTGAAAAATTTTCAAGCTTTGAATCTTTGGTATAAAAGTGCGTATTCGGATGAAGCTTTTTTAATCCGAATTTTTCTGAAACCGAATTAAAAGCTCCCGATTTTAACACCGAATTGTTTGGAATGCAAAGATATTTCAACGGTTCTGAAAATTCTGAAACTGCCTTTTTTTCATCGTTAAAGTGGTATGAAAATTCAGCATCATCACTTTCAAGATTGATGGATTTGATTTCAATGTTTTCAGTTTTAGTATTAGAATTGATAAAAACCAAGAGTTCTTTCACTTCATTTTTTACTGCGATGATTTCAATTTTTGAAATGTTTTCCAAAGCAGAAATTAAGTAGGAAATATCGATTAGTGGTGAAAGTTTAATGATGATTTCGTCTGAAATTTCTCTTAATTTTTCCTGAATTTCCAAAAGGTTCGGCGACAAATCTTCGAGCAGGAATTTCTTATTTTTATGTTCGTCTCTTCTTGCAGGATCGAGATAAACCAAATCGAACTTTTCTTGATTTTGCTTTAAAAACTCTTCGAGATTTTCATTAATGAAAATGGCTTTTCTTCCGAGAATTTCCCAATTGTGTTTGACGATTTCTAAGAGTTCGGGATTATGTTCTATTAAAGTAACCTCTTGATAATTTTTGGACAAAAAATAAGCGTCAATTCCAAATCCGCAAGTTAAGTCGAGAAACTTTTTACCTTTTAAATTTTGGGCTTTAAATTCTGCGGTACATTGCGATGAAGCTTGCTCTAAATTAAGATTGGGTGGAAAAACGATATTTTCTTTCAGCAGAAACGGGAACTTTTTTTCAGCAACTTTTTTGCCTTTAATTTGTTGAACGATTTCCTGCATAGAAACTTCGGGAAACGGTGATTTCTTTAACAACAAAGAATGCAAATCGGTTTTAAGATTTGTATTGATGAAATTTTGAATTTCTTGATTGAAGTATTTCATGCGCACAGATTTTACAAATATGCACGGATTTTTTTCAGTAATATTTTGGATTGTAATTAAACATTTTAACTGTGAAAATCTGTGGAATCTGTGAGAATAATTACTCAAACATTTCTGCCAAACGAACTTTTTTGATTTCTTTTGCCGAGTACAAATCTTCTGCAGATTTTGTTTTTTCCAATTTCGGATAAAGATTGACACCGATTAATTTCAGTTTGCCTTCTT
Encoded proteins:
- a CDS encoding electron transfer flavoprotein subunit alpha/FixB family protein, which produces MAIFVYAENINGVYKKAAFEAVSYAKAIADKTGDTVTAVSINPNDSSDLLYKYGASNVINIKDDGLKNFSAKAYAQAVNEVANGNIIVFPHTTDASSVAPMLAIMKNASLITNALEAPENTSPFQVKRKAFSGKGFMHAKADAANVIVTVSQNAFGIKENPVSGSEEVKDLAVSNEDTKVLSHEQSSGKLDLKEAEVVVSAGRGMKGPENWGMIEDLANTLGAATACSKPVSDIGWRSHTEHVGQTGKAISPNLYIAVGISGAIQHLAGVNSSKTIVVINSDPEAPFFKSADYGVVGDAFQIIPELTQKIKALKG
- a CDS encoding electron transfer flavoprotein subunit beta/FixA family protein; the protein is MKILVCISSVPDTTSKINFTADKSAFDKNGIQWVINPLDEFALTKAIKLQESQGATVTVVNVGDNTTEPVIRKALAIGANDAVRVNFEPKDSYSTAKEIATVAQNGGYDLVLCGKESIDYNGGSVPGMVAQLLNQPFVNACVGLEVNGGEATAVREIEGGKETISVKLPAVIAGQKGMVDEKDLIIPNMRGIMGARTKPLQVQEPTSTEVKVEGVSYDSVPPRAAVKMVSPDNLDELVRLLHEEAKVI
- a CDS encoding SDR family oxidoreductase, encoding MEEKVAYITGGTKGIGFGIAEVLLKNGIHVAISGRKREDAEEAAKALSDDDSKVLGISSDVKNMEEEKKAVAEIIKKFGRLDYVIANAGLGIFKPVDELSAEDWNAMIDTNLTGLFYTLKASVEELKKTEGYFITISSLAGTNFFEKGSGYNASKFGAVGFTQAAMVDLRKYGIKVSTIMPGSVSTYFNGNKPSENDAWKIQPEDIGELIMDIFKMNPRTLPSKIEVRPLKPNS
- a CDS encoding T9SS type A sorting domain-containing protein, whose amino-acid sequence is MKKILLSAGVSLMTQINAQVLESNNFDALTVGNLGTQGGFATSGGVATDYQIVSIDGAHGNSLQITGAAATGTKYAFITSGLATPWTNRTAGNNVLKVQTEFYTGAQAGTGVGALRSLCYDAAFTPIAGIVYDYPTKTIKGYARLSLNGGAAANYVFTLGTQTYEANTWIPVSYTYDFATGTISWTYPGGTYYVKSGVSGTNTFAMLPNVNPDEHDFISGVATGNTIAHVSAVDSYSASAVSTDGLNLSAQSATLSKAEVSIYPNPTADFLTIKSSDKLKSVKIFDATGKKAADAKMNNNIVDVRNLTKGVYVLAIETDKDVQTLKFIKK
- a CDS encoding T9SS-dependent choice-of-anchor J family protein is translated as MKKLLLLGAFAIIGNLNAQSNVYSYGFDSPFSADFTLTNQSTPSTATIWSKAAYTTSSSPIFGSTTGVIPVGQSGGSNSFALVNYTSTSGTGIISNWMITPVVNVMDGDVVSFYTRKGTNGTTDYPDRLELRYSSAATHVVPSGGASDVGSFTNLGVTVNPNLAGGFVYPNTWTKYTFTVSGVGSTPVPVRFAFRYYVTNGGPSGANSDIIGVDTFSVDRPIAAVSNANANKKVSVYPNPTSDYLKFTSQEKVKSVSVFDASGKNVTVNLSNNEVDVRNLAKGVYIIKAETASGVVTDKFIKE
- a CDS encoding dipeptidase — its product is MQETLNYINENKQRFVDELFELLKIASISADPAYKDEVLKCADEVAKHLKNAGANNVEVCQTNGYPIVFGEKILDKNLPTVLVYGHYDVQPPDPLDLWKKPPFEPYIEKTELHPEGAIFARGSADDKGQFFMHVKAFEAMMKTNTLPCNVKFIIEGEEEVGSKNLEVFVKENTDKLSCDAILISDTHIYSNEQPTVTTGLRGLSYVEVEVEGPNRDLHSGLYGGAVPNPIHVLSRMIAKLIDEDGHITIDGFYDNVDVVSTEERAEMNKLKDDPEGFKKSIGLNGVEGEKGYTTLERTSIRPTLDCNGIWGGYTGEGAKTVIPSKAYAKISMRLVPYQTPAEITEKFTKYFEKIAPKNVKVKVSPHHGGMPYVLPSDTKEFLAAKKAMEKAFGREVLPYRSGGSIPITAMFEQVLGAKSVLMGFGLDSDAIHSPNEHYGLFNFYKGIESIPLFFENYSKA
- a CDS encoding OmpA family protein; the encoded protein is MKKIVLVVALASFVVSCKKIQAGSNKGVIKLEEGVERYSDIEIGSNEGGHATAATHGTEGAAAKSNVAIDLNGVALQGYKGGLEDSMISFLKSDGYKNAADDAALKDRWYNFDKVNFKMGSANQLEAGSAEQLQNLAAILKAYPDAKIKIGGYTDKTGDEAANVKLSQDRANFIKAELGKAGVGAQVLGAEGYGSKFATVAKEASDAERAVDRKMSVRFAK
- a CDS encoding class I SAM-dependent methyltransferase is translated as MKYFNQEIQNFINTNLKTDLHSLLLKKSPFPEVSMQEIVQQIKGKKVAEKKFPFLLKENIVFPPNLNLEQASSQCTAEFKAQNLKGKKFLDLTCGFGIDAYFLSKNYQEVTLIEHNPELLEIVKHNWEILGRKAIFINENLEEFLKQNQEKFDLVYLDPARRDEHKNKKFLLEDLSPNLLEIQEKLREISDEIIIKLSPLIDISYLISALENISKIEIIAVKNEVKELLVFINSNTKTENIEIKSINLESDDAEFSYHFNDEKKAVSEFSEPLKYLCIPNNSVLKSGAFNSVSEKFGLKKLHPNTHFYTKDSKLENFSGRVLKVEIIDSKQIRKGDKFNIISKNHPLTPDEIKKKYKISDGGNQYLIFTQTEKGKVIMKSV